TATTACCCTCCTCTCCTCGCTCTATTTTTGTCCTTCTGCCTTTCTGTGATCATGCTCTCTTGCATGTTAGATAATCCTTGACTAAAATGTCAgtctgtggttttgttttatgCTGTTAGGGTTTAagggccttgctcaagggcaccttAGCAGTAGCAATGAGGTAGGGGCAAATGATCCTCTTTCACCTCCCAACCCAGACTTATTCTAGTGGCCTAACCTTTAGGCCACTGCTGCCCCATGTAAGTAAACTGTATATACAGACTAACACATGACCAAGTTTCACATAGAACACATTATACACTGGTATCTGCATCTGATTTCTGGATCTGATGTAGTTGATAATACTAATCTGATGCAGTTGATTATACAGTTTCTATTCATCAGGAAGTAAGGCAGAACCttattctgaaccaaatgtAGTCAGACATCTTTGTCAGATTCCCcatgaatgaacaaaaacaattaaTGGAAATTGCTATAGAACAAACATCTTGCATGATTTTAAGCCATTTTCCAGGCATGAAAATTGTCCAACTTTGGACCGTGTTCCAAACCATTGGTGTCCATATCGACATTCAAAAACtttagtgcacacacacacacacacacacactctgaggaatgttgtgtgtattgtgagTGGGAGTTGAGGTCAAACATCACTATCAGGGACTGTGTTAATGTATTCAACTCCAATAAAGGCTGACTCAGGCGGGTGTCTGTTCAACAGTGGATCAATTCATCCCGCCAGCAAAGGGGGCCAATAGCATCAAGAATGGGAGTTTTGACGCAACCGAAGTGACCGTGTCAAAGTTTTAAAGGGGTTGATCAACTTTCAGCCACGTCCGGTGTTTCCTTGAGAGGTTGCACATATATCACTTTGAGGTAGGGTTCACTAGAAGTGCCATATCTATACTGGTACATTATCTATACTGGCACATCCAAAGTCACTGTAAATGAGCATACATTTAGGCTACCTTGTTAAAGAAGAAAGATAACTTCTGTTTCCTTCAaagtattattataattattgttataattTCACCAAATCATACACCATATTGTTTTAACAGTGACCATACTGTGTGAAACATTCAGGTATATAAAAGGGTCAATCCAGCAATTTGTTATTACGTTTCCACAATGGTAGAGGTTTTGCAAgatagaatttttttaaattgtcaaaATATATGCAGCAGAGGCAGCGCAATCCTGACTTCTGGTCCAAAGTATGTTTTGAGCTCCTATAAAAGCTGGATCTTTGCATAATGTTACTCAATTATCTGTTTTTTAGACCTTCCTTTTCTTTGATAAATGCTCATGTCTGTCAGACTTCATGCCACTTTGAAATGGCactttggaaaagaaaaaaaaaacacctcataTCACCAAGCGAGGATAATCCAGATGGCGTCATCAATTAACCCTCATGACATCATTAGGTATAGAACACTTGAGTGATGTAAAAGTACTTATGTATTCAATTGTAATGGGGTTAGAAAATCCATTTAAAGTATTATTTGCATAAGGGAAACAATTGCATTCAGGAAAAGCGTTATTCATGACAATTACATTATATTGTTTTGCATGTATTCTTGATATTCAGTTGTAGTTGTGTCCAACTAACCCACCTCCTCTATCTAGCATCCATCTCCCACTTTATGTCTGATCTGGATTTAATAATTCAATAAGTCCACATAATGGCCCTTATCTGGAATAACTCCATCAGTGGACTAAGAGAATTATTTTGTACATGAACCATACATCTTGCACAAATGTCATCTAATGtacatattatttatttttaattgattATATTCTGATGCTTTAGCAAACCCTTGTATCAAACTTCTGAGCAACTGagcaaaatgagcaaaaagagagaggacactGAAATACTCAGTGGTAACAAGAATACAACACTTAATTTAATCATAATGACAGCTTTGTCCAACAGTGGAATTACATCATATTGACAGGAagacacacgcacgcacacacacagacagaacattATGCACAAATCTAGCACAATTTAAAGCcaatgaagaagaaatgtgaCACACGTTGATCATGTAACTTTCACTCCTGTCTTACCAGGAGAATAACACAAGACAGTCGCTCTGCAATACATCACCTCCTCATCGCTCCACCACACTTTAGCTGGTGGTATTCTCACTTACTTCACTATAATCAGTAAATCCCATTTATATTTCAGCACCAGAACAATTAGACTAAGCTAAAAGTATGATTAAACTATGAAGTCattgaataattaaaacatcTCATACCTTTCCAATTACAGAAAAGTTGGTTTCAAGAGGCCTCCTAGGGCCAGGATTTACTTTACTTCTCTTGCCAGTTCCCTGGATCTCCAGAGGTCTGGTACAGTATGTAAGGggtaaacattaaaatattcatgtatCAATTAAATCTGTAGAAATTAATCTAATAAATATAACCTGACAAAGCTATTACGGGCTCTTAAACACCAGCAGTTATTATAAGGGATAAATCCTGCAGGGCATTGGTGGCAGCAGTACTTCTGACTGATACAAATCTATTGCGCTGGACTGGAGAACTGGTACCAGTTAACTCTTCTAGTGCAAACAGACTATAAACTAGATTAGACTCAACACAAGCTGGAACTATGAGCAAATGCTTTGCATGTGTCATTTGCTGCAGTATACAGGTGTGCTATCAAGTGTTGAGACTCATATTTCAGCACTCAATGTGTCCAGCATgttatgttttgattttttaattaaCCTTATAATCTGATTCATAAGTATCGccgaaaatatataaaacagagaatgaaatccagcattttgaaagaaaaaacaagattCATGATCGACTTCTTAgtacaaatgtaaatataaaaaacattcCACGGTGCCGACATTACAAACAGTGATTTAGTTGTTGTTGGTAGTATTCCTCTAAAAACCAATTTTAGAGTGTCCCAGTCCCAGTCCTgtctttttaaattacattgGATTGTCTTGAGTAAACAGAACATTGTTTCTCAAATGTTTTTCCAGCATTTTGCATCTATTTAAGCAATGCAAGTTAAAGTCCTTATACCACCACCTTATGCCCCCACTGATTTGGGTGAATTGTCGTCAGTTATGATAATATAACAAAATCTGCTCAGCTCACAACTCTACTGTATTAGTTTATGTTAATATGCCTTGCTTGAATTCTACCAAAAAGCctcaaaacaagacaaaacattgTCCGGCTTCCAGCCTCCAGGGTTACAGCTCTTCACTGACCCTTGACATTTAGCAAAATGTGAACACACTGTAGAAAACTGTCTGAGAGCTGAAACTGGAGCTTCATTcctaattcattcattttccatcAAAGACCTGTATTTTCTCCCTTATGCTTCTGCATCGCGCTGACCCCAAGGTAGGCTTCACATTTTTACAGGCTCATCCTTATGatgtttcaaaaatatattcttaATATGGAAAAGCCTGTAAAAGTGCCTTGCATGCCCTGGGACGCGACGTTTTGTCCGGGTTCTGAGGCAGCATAATTGCTCCCGGGGCCCCCCCTGAACCCCAAATCCGTCTTTACAGCTTGCATTAGCATATATAATACTGCTCTGTGGACTCAAAGAGTCAGGCCAATTGAAACGCaatcattttcacagcagagcaCTGCCATCGCCACTTTAattgagtgtgtgagtgcttgCGTGTGTGAATAGCTTTGTATCATGAGACAGGGGATAATTGCTTTTGCAATACAACATACCAGTATGCTGTAAATTCAATGATAGGGCTTGATTGCTTTTGTTTAGTTGTATCCCCTGGGCTGGCTCATGTGTTTGCGATGCTTGTCAGAAAACAGAAGGTGCAGATGATAACTGCTGGCCACATCCCTTTAGACTGTCTGCACTGTATCTGTACCagtctctgcacacacacacacacacacacacacacacacacacacacacacacacacacacacacacacacacacacacacacacacacacacacacacacacacacacacacacatacacatacagtacactgaCAAACACGcacaacaaaaataatttgAGCTGCATGCTAAAACGGGGTCTATAAACTCTGCTACAATAAAGACGAGGATTGCACTTGATATGAATGTCCCACTGTTCAGTGGCAATCAACCCTAATTATCTTACAATTGTCTGGAGATTACTTTTGTCAAATTAcgaagtaggaaaaaaaaaacaaggctgcATTTTAGATGCAAAGAATGCCATGTCTGCTCTTTATATCTTTGCAGACTGTCTCTGTCCCTGCGTGCTCctttagtgtgtgaatgtagagCACAGGATAGAGATATCATACAGTAGTAAACAGAGCTGCAGATACTCCATCCTTGcacatacagagagacacatttaCCACCTGTGACATAACCATGATAGGGTAGTGAAGATAAAAACCAGTCTCCTGTACTGGGCATGGCCTTTAACCTTAACCTTGACCACAAatgtaaccctaaccctaacctctgACCTGATCACATCTCTAACCCACCAAAACCTACATGCACGTGTCACCTTTTGGCACAAATGGGCAGAGGAAGCTCTCAGTGAGGAGCTTATATGACCAATTAACATAACAGAACAGTCATTTCCATATAAAGTGGACAAAGCAAATGGCTCTCTAATGAAGATCAGTGTTAGTATGCTTGCCGGCTAATTTCTCTCAACATCAGTGAATGCCTGCAGGGCAAAAATGATTGAATCACTAGAATGTGTATTAATGGCATTGCTGCTAATTAGCCAAATAGAGAAAGAGGGCATTAATCTTAAGGGCTAGTTGTAGGCTGTTCAAGTCTAGAGCAAACTTGGCACTGCTTGCCAAACATAATGGCTAAATGCTACGCTCTGGGCTAGAGAAGGACTCAAGGTGCAACAAGGTTAATCTATGGATATCCCTCACAAAGAGTCACTTTGATATCTTTATTTAATCCCCTGTGGCTCCTCAGAGTGCCTCTGTGTTACTGATAAATGAGCTGACAGTGAGCTTGTGgtacattattttaaaatgtataatattatTTCAATACTCATATATTTCATTGCTAAGGAATCTTAATTATTGaaatttattgttgttatttgttCCTTTGGATGGATGTCAGTAGTTAAAGGGTAACAtatgtaatattattataaGGACATATAGTTTTTATTCTATTCACACTGTATGCAAATGTGCTTACACTGACCTTGTTATACTTAATATTGCATTTACAACATAATGATACCCTACAACTGCACCTCTGGTATTACTATTTCATTGTGGTATATGACAgcatacactgttgcccataaagttggaataattgttcaatacccccaattttgttaacgcctgaatacacagtttacaaaggttaactgtggtttaagtttcactgtgatatgtttggaagagtttgatcaataaagttgagaagatatacactttatttatcaagaataaatcacattgtcacgaTCATTTCATGAgcagaggtaaaaaacattttattccaaccttatgggcaacagtgtattttgtCAATAAGGTTACTCATTGGAAAGAacaaacatcaaacagcagTGAATCAGTCTTGCTGATTAAAGTGAGATATTTTGTGGCATGACTCCAGTAGAAGTAAAGACTGGTGGTGCAACTGGCTACACAGAAACAAGCCAGCAGAGCCTCATCCTGTTGTCCCTGATGAGGCACTGACACTCTCTGGCATACTGGTGTAATTACAGTGTGGCTGGAGCAGAAATGCACTTCATTTATCAGCCACAGAAAGAAAGTAGTTCGCCTCAGGACATCAAAATCTGAAATTATATGAAATTTGTTCATTTATAAAACTCAGCCAAGTGCAGGTTtagaacaaatgaaaatattttaatctaaaaaaaacaaacaaacaagctgctTGAGGTTAATCAgctcacatttttacaacataGTAAATTTCACCAGCAGACCAGGGCTAACACGGAGCTTAGCAGTAGATTATACTAAAGACATGTATTAGAAATGTAGTATTCATATaactgttttcattaaaatgcattttacacaaatatcacaaaaaatTATTGTAAGCTACTTTTTGTGATTAGAAGGAGAAAATAAGTCAAAATTGACTTAATATTAAGGGCTTTATTGTCATTaccacaaaacactgtgaatTTACAGCATATTGTGAGCATTGTTGAGATGAGGGAAacgaaataaaaacaaaccaaaaagtaTGTAATAtcaaaaatagaataaaattgaTGAATTGAAGTGTTTTAATACCAAAGTTAAACTGTTTTTTGGCCTGCTAACAAGTACTGTGGAGTAGGACATTTCCCAAGCCAGACCCccgacacagagacagagctccCTGGCAGAGGCTTTTCAGCCAAAAAATCAAGAATATCCAGGtaatctgtttttcacagtGTAATTGGTGATCAATTTTAGCAGACTGGTTAAATTGTTATCATATATTCAGCCAgttgaaaaaaatcttaattgttTTACTGGAACCCAAAAATATAGCTGCCCATATAAAGATAGGCTCTATACCTCAAAcctgaaatatgaatataagtATAATAACCCTTTTGTGTTAACTGTTGAAGGAAAAATAATATTCCTATTTAGGCTATATGCAGATTACAGTTACAGACTTAATCATCTTAATCAagaagaattattttattatttctatacTGTTTTTATACTTATActgttttttctattgttgtagttagttaataaaaaagcatttttattgcCTAAAATCTTTGAGCTGTGTTTTACCATAATCATGATCATAATCAACTAACTCAAGGCAAAATCACAACATTATTCAATGATCATGACATTTCAATAAAAAGTATCGGTATCGGTATCGGTATCGGCGATACTAGCCCTGTATTTACTTGGTATCGGATCGATACCAAAATTCCCAGTATTGCCCACCCCTGATTAGAAGTGTATCTGAAATCAATTATTTGGAGCTGCCCACGCTAGAGGGCGCTGGTCGTGGGGAAAAGAATTGCTTCAACGTCACATGATCACTCATCCACCAAGttcaaactgtgttttgttttcacagtttgtttCCACCCGGCGAACAAACCAGGCTGGTTGGAGAGTGATGGAAGTGGAAGTGAGGGGGttggaatttcaaaataatgtgcAACTAATGGCAAAAAGAACACTTCAAATGTATGATAATgggttttaatttgaaagtttTAACAGGAAGTTTGTATTTTGTGCCTCCGTGATTCTAATTAGCGGAaactgaaggaggagaaagttACCAGTTAGTCAACATCACAGCTACAGAAGACATGAACCTGCTGTTTAAAGAAACCGACGCGGCTGGTGCAGCCAAGATACGGAAACAtttggagaggaggaaacaggtgTGAGTTAAACGACAacttaaagttacatttttgcCAGACAAACACGACTTGGCTGATAACTTCGTGGTAACAGTGTCCATTACTACTCTGTCAGTGTTGTTGGTATCACAAAAGAAGCTCTAATGCTAACCTAGCTTACTGCTATAAACTAAAACATCAAACCAAAATGTATTTACTGCACTGTACAAAGCGTCACTTCTAACTTCTCTTCTCTTGACGTGATACAGTCTGTGATGTTGGGTCATAacaaactttttaaagtttaatttgtGGTCCACCCGCTATGGTTACACATAATTGAACACTGTAGTGACACTTATACTAATACAAGTCGTTGTGATTTGTAGTTGCCACCGTCAGCTGACATTACCACAGGAGCCAGTGATGGTAAGTGGACTTCACACAACCAGTAATGTTTTAACCGAGCCTTAATCCAGCTGCACTCACCAGTCCAATCCCACATTTGATTGATGATCCTCCACATGAAATAATGGAGACATCTTGACCTCATTTTTCTGTATGTTGACTCTTTCAGAGGCAGCACAAAGGCTCATTTTGGCCAACAGATCCAAACGGCGAAGCACAGAGTTGAAATGCTACAGCAAAGCATTACAAGACCTCTTCAAAGCAGTTGCCAACCATCCCGACCAGTAAGCCTAATGAGATCACGCTTACCACTACAGTTTTTCATGTTTGAGTATTATGCCTTGATCAAAACATGCTGCTGTCTTTTCTAAGGCTTGGTGGTGATCGTAGCCCTCATGGCAGCAATGAGGACCTCAGTGGACACTTTACAGCTGCCCCTCTTCAGGACTCTCAGGTGCTGTTTACagaaacaggtgtgtgtttatgtgtgtgtgtgtgagagatcagGATACCAGTCACCGGTGTTTGTGCTGTCTGAGTAAGAACTGGCAACTGCACACGTTATAGCAAACTCAGAGTAGCAGATGCTGTAATAATGATACTATTTCTTcagaaaaaattattaattattaaaagcATTATCACATTCATGTGACTGcagttttgaaataaatgactTGACAAAATCATGAATAATAAAGTAGGCAGCGATGATTTAGTCCTTGAGTTTAACTAGAATTCATACAATTTATTTACTTAATTTTCCATTATTGCTGAAATGTCTGACCTCTGCTATTAGTAGATAATGAGCTAGCCTTGGGCTAACCTCCATTATACCCCTGCTTGTCCAGATATGACCTTGCCTTCCTGTCTGGATGGTAGCTCTGAGTCCCAAGAAACTGAGAATGATGGGAAGTTGCGCAGAGGTCACCAACTCTCTGACTCATGCCGTTCCTCTTCCTTAGTACCAGCAAAGGTATACGAGGAGATGATGACCATCTACGAGCAACTAAAGGTGAGAGAGCAGAACCATTCTAATGACAGTTTGTCATAAAATCCCGATGCTAAACAAAGTGACGAGGTCTAAGGTTCCATGTGTGTCAAGGATACTTACAGAGCTGTGGATATTATGACACAACGATGCCTGTGTACATTTTCCAACActtgcattttgttttaattaagaGTGACTGTGGGATGAAGAAGGAATATTGTACAGATTCTAAAGCATAGTATAGTCAGATCAGTGTATCTGTGCTTTGTTTGGGTGTGTTTACAGGGAGAGCGACAAAGCCAGCAGCAGTGGGAGAGGGAGCTGCAGGAACGAGAGAGGAGGCTGAAGCAACAGGAGGAAGCTTTTGGGAGGCTGGCCGGGCTGGAGGAGGCGTTACACACTCGCATACTAGCTGTAGAGGAGGTCAGACACCCATAGACTCCACCCAGTTACATTCAACACACTATACTACACACAATAGTAATAAAGGATTACATTCATATAGGGCTGTATCATGATACCCAAACCACTTCACAGTGAACAGGGGGTAGGAGGGGGCTCATCTCAAGGTGTAACACCCACCTTGGTGATGCACGGCAGCCATTTTGTGCCAGAATGCTCCGCATGCATCAGCTTGAGCTGGAGAGGGAAGAAATCATTTAGCCAGCTACACTGAGGGATGATAAGGTGGCTAGCTGGAGAGAGCAAGGTTAGCCACGACGCCAGGGAACCCCTTACTCTTTGCCATCTTAAATGAGCACACTGACCTCGGTTTTAATCTCTAATCTAAAGGAAGGCACTCGCAACTGTACAGTGTCCCAACCACCGTGACATGCCAGAAGACAGATTGCTCCCTGCTGGACAACACTGCTTTCTGACAGCAGCCTAACCAGGCCTTGAGCCCCCAATCGATTGATCATGAGCCAGAGTCCTACCCATGTAGCTgctttccttcttttttcttgttttggacCATAGCTCAGCTTTTAACACTGTTCAGCTCACTAAGGTAGTGGCAAAACTGGCAGCTCTGGGCCTGAGCCCCAGGTGGTTACAGTGGGGAATATGGTATCAGCAGTCCTTGAACATGAGCACTGGAGTCCCCCAGGGCTGCAGCCTCACCTCCAGACTCTTATCCCTTTATACTCATGACTCCCCGTCCACCCATAAACCTCTGCGACATTTTCAGATTTGCATTTGAGACAATCATCCTTGGACTCATCAGGGGAAACAATGAATTGCACTGATGGCAGCTGGTGGCTGAGACACTCGCTGTCTTGTCCTCAACACTGACGAAGCCAAGTAGCTAATCCAGGATTTCATGCAGAGCGCTCCCACACTGCAACCTCTGTCAATCGTATCCACAGCTTTAGGTTTTTTTGGCGTGCAGCCAGAGTTAGTCAGTAAACACTGTCAAGAGGTGACAGCAGAGGCTCTATTTTATCAGGCCATTGAGGAAAGCTGGCCTGAGTCATTAGCCTCTCACACAGGCCTACAGAGGCCTTGTGGAGAGGGTTCTTTCTAGAGGTATTACTTTAGTCACCCACCGCTGCAAGACAAAACCCTGCCATTCTGAGAGACCCACATCACCCTGGACAATTTCTGTTTAGATGGAGAAGCTCAAGATACCAGCTAAGGTGCAATTGACCAGAAATGATCAAAACCAACAGGAAGAGCCTGAAAAACAGTTTCTTCTCTGCAGCCATCAGATTACTTGTGAGAGACTTTCAGACTGGAATAAAATACCCTGATACTACTCTGACACTGATTATTCTTTTTGTAATTATTACATTTGCACAATAATCCCAATGCCTTTGTACACCTATAGCAGGGCAAATGGCAAAATGTCCTCAATCAAATTCTTAGATCTTGAATCTTCCACTCTACAACTTACTTCCTTTCAAGATGCTTTTTTTGTGGTGTTATATTACTCAACAGTATGCCTCCACACTTGATGTAAATCTGCATTGGTTACACTGTTCAGAATTTGtgaatgtttattaatgtatcACCAGAAACACCAGCAAGAGCTGAGCCAGCTGCAGGATCTCGTTCGAGAGAGGAGCAAGGAGAACAGGAGGCTCAAGTGCAGCTTTGACACCATCAAGGAGCTGAATGACAACATGAGAAAACAGGTTAGGGGTGTTCACATTCAAGCCATGACTGTCTGCGTGCATTTTGCTGGTATCACAGAGGTCTGATAAAGTCCTGCAAGATTCTGAACTTTTACTAAAGTCACAGGCTGACATGTTGCATCTGACTGAAGGTTTATAGTGATTTAAGccttcattttattattgtatttaagCATTGGATTTCTGACCTTTGGTGCTGAACATTAGTactatttgtttttctgtgagagTAATCTAGACTGTGGAGTCTATGACAACTAATCTAGATATCCACTTAATACCACAGGAGGGCGCTATGAGATAACCTTCTTGTATTTTGGATGTTGAACAATACAACACTAATACAGAATCACTAAATCTGTACTTGTCTTCTTTGTATCCGTGTCTGTTGGGTATTTTAAGTGGTTGATTTGTTTGCATGACAATAAACAAATGAAGATTTGTGTAATGTTTAGATGGTGGTATTGCGTAGCAGATTGAGATTCTCTGCTTCTTTTATCTACAGCTGAATGAGATTAGCGACCAGAATAAGAAATTGGAGGGCCAGTCCAAGAGGGTCCAGGCTCGACTTGAGAACCTCCAGGTAAGAAGCAttaaccatttttttttattgagcaTTAATGTCTAATAGAGtggaaggtgtttttttttatgtctcatATATTTGGTTTAAGTTAAAACAAACTTTCTTACACATATTCATTAATTGACTTATTaatggattttgtttttcagaggaaATATGAGCACAGCATAGCATCAAGAGGCTGTCAAAAAGTGATTGTGAAGAGCACAGAGTGTAATAAACCAcccaaaaaggagaaaactcTTGCATCTGCAAAACCCAGCAACAAGGTACTTCAACAAccctgtgtgtatgttttttatcttgttattttacagctgaatgCACCAACACTCAGTAGGATTTCCTCTAAATAAGACTGAATTATGGTATTTGTTGTTCATGTGTTATTGAAAGAACACCGTACGCATCATTTAGCATGGTTAGACACACAGTAATGCACTCATTTACACATATCCAAGCAGGAAACATTATACCAGTCCCTCTCCACAAACCACAGTCATGCTGTCAGCTGCCATGATAAATTGTAGTTTGTGATTCCGTTATGTTATCGTCACTGCTGTCGATGAAGATGAATTGTCAGTGGATACTGCAGCACTgggataatttttttttttttttccttttcctgtttaGAAATCACTGACTGAGCCAGGCTTTTGCTCCACTGCCATACTTCACAGTTTAATTCACACCTTTAGGCTCCCCAGTGAAATCAGTCTTGGTGTAGTTCACACTTTTGAGAATAAACTTTAAATAGATGTAGTTAGAAATTCTAGTCACATCTCTTTAATTCTTGACATCTTTGCATCACTTTGGTGCTCTCTGTGACTACATGCATGACATAAAATAGCTACTATAACTATCCTCACCATTTTGTAACCAAGTGTGTTGCAGATGAATGCTGTAGAGATATAATGTAaccatttatattttcaccCTCCTTCCTTCAGGGCGGCTCCAGTCCCACCCAACCTAAGCTCCTAACCTTTATGCTGGACTGGATACTTGATG
This region of Pempheris klunzingeri isolate RE-2024b chromosome 10, fPemKlu1.hap1, whole genome shotgun sequence genomic DNA includes:
- the LOC139208468 gene encoding coiled-coil domain-containing protein 138-like, translated to MNLLFKETDAAGAAKIRKHLERRKQLPPSADITTGASDEAAQRLILANRSKRRSTELKCYSKALQDLFKAVANHPDQLGGDRSPHGSNEDLSGHFTAAPLQDSQVLFTETDMTLPSCLDGSSESQETENDGKLRRGHQLSDSCRSSSLVPAKVYEEMMTIYEQLKGERQSQQQWERELQERERRLKQQEEAFGRLAGLEEALHTRILAVEEKHQQELSQLQDLVRERSKENRRLKCSFDTIKELNDNMRKQLNEISDQNKKLEGQSKRVQARLENLQRKYEHSIASRGCQKVIVKSTECNKPPKKEKTLASAKPSNKGGSSPTQPKLLTFMLDWILDGQTLSAAAGNECKGVSQCVPPEVVLNERCLKVLPLLADQLHHTPLPESDLLLNLLRFIHCALRHTDSSQHVALSTTLRRIGEEVSGPPAQLTVPQPEDSDLPKSCIGATGGPRKTWPLYHSPCPHTRLLSILIVLRTVTQAHVLAQALDSLHTELTSEDSRGLFIHYGGVCVLLSLLRAGRGGLHTPVDILMRLAEQSRYLNPFLEACSCEEFFRTASQLLKNPRLELPSLEKLSILLQKLSSIRKNRHLFELSSLHLQIQDLNRKTNPTHTFLCLNLRSILHSLK